Genomic segment of Populus nigra chromosome 6, ddPopNigr1.1, whole genome shotgun sequence:
CCATCCCTTGGTGGGTTCATAATTGTAATGATAGAAGTCCTGCTTTGGGGGGGAAGAGATGCATGGTCAGGCTTTTTGGCTTCTGTGTTCTTTTGGGAAAACTGGTCACTTTCCTGGTGTTGCTACCTTGCTCTATTTGGTTTCTTTGCGTGCATAACAGGCAGTGATTGCCTGTCGTTACAGGGTATTCTTTTGCTTTTCTGGGTGTGTAGGCGCGTGTAAATTCCCTCAGTTCACGCATGATCTGAGACTACTGAAGTTTCTCGTATTGCTCCGAGTTCTCTGTTCTTGTAAACGCTTAAAATCATATAGTGGAATAGGAAGAAGAGTAATTGCaggagaacaaaaaaatatttctatttcggttttttttttttttttggtcttttaaatCCTTTCATAATCATGTTCCAGTTACCTTTAACCTGAATCCCGCCCCACCACAACAGTTGGAAGCCTGGCTGTCGATGGCGGTCAAGTCGCATCAGATCATGACAAAAACCGAACGCCTTTACCGGCTAGCTGACTGCAAGAATTAAATTTGAGTTTATACAAGggtaattgaaattaaatttccaTTGCTGGGAGCTGATTATATCGAATCAACAAGGACAAAATCATATTGTAGTAGTGAAATACATGAGATTTGGAATTACAAGACAGCCTTAAGTTTGGCGGGTAAAGAAAGTACTGCATTAACGAGGGACTCTCTTCCGATTAAGTATCTCTTGTTCTCTTAGTCGATGCTGGAACCGAGCAAGGCGTGCTTGGAGGCTAACCAGGCCAGCTGCCTTGCGTGAGAGCACGAAGTTCAACTGGGTTACATAGTTGTCAATGAGACTGCCTGGTTGGTCAACTTCCGCCAACAGTTTCATTTCCTGGTACCCAAAGCCACACAACATTAGCACACGGATGGTAATtaggtttaaagtgtttttaatttataaatatattaaaataatattttttttatttttaatattaacacttcagaaaacataaaaaaaaatcggttTCAAATGCTAAATTGAACCACCACCCCAAGctcgaaaaagaaaagaagagaaacaagaagaaagaaacaccCCGAGTTATCACAAAGCAGCTTAAATGATGTTTCAGAATTTAAGCAGGGGAAGAGGATGGGCATTCACTTACTTCACGAACAATCTCCATTGTAtcctcaatttcttttctatgagcAGCGATTAGGGCCTCTTCTTCCtaaaaaataccaataaaatGGTCACCTAAAGGAAGAACAAACTTTCAAATAGAAACCACAAAATTAgtataaataccaaatatgcTACCAACCTCAAGTATTGCATTTATATTCCCAACAGGAGGGTCTGGTTTGTACTGTCGTGATCCAGTGCTACTTGCACTATAGTTTCCTGTATTCTGCGGCTTTGGGATTGCGGTGGGGAGATCGGATCCACTGCCATCTTTTTTCAACCAGTTTCCAAATTTTTCTGACTTTTCCTCCCTGGATATTTTTCTGCGAGGTGGAGACACCTTCGGCACTTTCTCTTCTGTATCAGCTGAGTGCTGGGTGTATGATGAATTGACTTTTTGACTTGCCAAACCACCATAGGAACTATTACTTTCAAACCTCTCCCTGTCTGCTATGCCAGAACTCAACCCATTTTCTTCTCGTTCATTTAAGGAAAAACCTGATGGAAAACTTGAGGGCTGTTTATCATAATCAACAGGAGGATTGTAAGATGGAGCTTCTTTCTCTACAACCCTTCTACCCATATCTGGCACCCTGACCTCTTGTTGCTCATAAACATCATCAAGATCAACGGAGACCGGCTGTGATGATGTAGAGGAAGCATCCTTGTTAGTTGGCGGTAATGAACTTACAGCCTGATCCTTTCTTGCATTTCCGCTTTTAGAAAGACTTTTAACCCTGTTCATTTAAATAAGCAAGCTTTATCATCAAAGGTGAAGACAAGAGACCACTGCAACTATATTCAGTTGAGGCAATAGGATCACACTTACCTATCCGCATATCTCAATGTATTGAGTGTATGTTCACATGAGCCAGCATTTGGGGAAATGCAAGAGACCATAACTGTCCTAGAGTTGCCCACAAAGGAATCACGGAGTACTTCTGTGAGTTTGCTCCCACGGAATGGTATATGGATCTGGTCATTGTCCAAAGCACGAATGCACTCCTTAAGAGCCAAAAGGCTCTTGTTGATTTCTGCACCTTCAATCCTGCAAAGAACCAAAAGGTGCATCAAGAAGTGCAAAACCAAGCTTGCCTTGCAACaactaattcaaagacctagtGATTGTTTTACTGCCAAATCAGGCAAGATAACTTTTTGCAATGAGTAAAAGATATCCACCATCAGTCACCACAAGGATGGACATCAGGCGAGATGACAATGCCAATCTAGTTTATAAAGTTTAAGGTAGCATCTGGAGAATGAATCCATAGGTACAGAACTGACATTGCTAGTTTTGGTGCcaggaatggaaaaaaaaaaaagcatgcacAAGATTTGGAAGTCTTAAGGTGGATCTCATATGAAATCTTTAAATAACCCCACAGCAAACAGAATGCTCACCCATCAACATTAAAATAGATCAAGATAGTTTTGGTGAATCAATAGGTACAGAACTTATATTGCTAGTTTTGGTACCaggaactgaaaaaaaaaaaaaatgcaaaagattTGGAAGTCCTAAGGTGGATCTCTTATGAAATCTTTAAATAACCCCACAGCAAACAGAATGCTCACATCAACATTAAAATGGATCaagataccaaaaaaataacaagacctGGCTCTCCTAAAACAACTAGATAATACAATCTAAAATCCAGCAccttaattagaagaaaagtTGCTTCTCCACCTCAAGCTCAATGAGTTCTAAGCATGTGTAAACGATACTCAGCTGATTGATGAGCCCAATTTACCAGGCAAAGCCAAAGAGGCAACTTGATTGCAATAGCTAGAGCTACCAGTTTTCATCGCAAAAGCCAAATCCATTTAATAGTTAAACACTGACAGAGGTGCAGAAAGAATGGGAAGGTCTTTATTAATATTCATTCtagaaaatttagaaatttttattgatttcttatgaatttacttttaaatcCTGAAGGTTCTTCCCCACATTAACTTTACCAAACAAGTCATAATAAATGAGTGTTTAGCATCTCTTCCACAGAAACTCGTATTTTTCTGTTCCCAAAATCTTTAGACAGGCCAAGCTGGACAGAGAAGAATTCAGAGGAAACCCGCCCTATTGGCACACTAGTGGTGCAGCAAAAAGAGGCCTtggtgttttttataaaataatcacCGGATCATATTTGATCAGCATGGAATCCAATAAACAGATTCTTAAAAACTCAAGTAAGTAATTGTCAAAAACTATAGTGACAAACTTGCAGTTagaacaaaagaagaaatagaagaGTGTAGTGCAGATAAGGATACCTTGTTTGCCGGTCATTGTCAGTGGTGTCTGCACCTCGTTCACTACCAGCAAGatcaataaatgaaattttcccAACCACTTTTCCACTTCTATAGTCATTCACATCATTGTTCCTCCTGGAGTCTTTTACTTCACTGTGCTTCTTAACAGCAAGTTGTAAAATAGCATGTGACCTTGAAGATTCCTCATTGGCACCAGTAGATCCTGTACTTCTGGCAGCATTCCCCTTCTCAATAAATTCCTTAACAATTTGTACATCAGAAACTTCAAATTCTTGCAATCCAACAATGCAAACTTGTTGCCGACCATCTTCTCTCATGCAAAGTTTCCTAATTGAGAAGAATAATGCCATTCAGCATGTGTGGTTGAACTCATTAATCATTCACAGCTTAAGACTTTTAGATACAtgaataaacacataaaaatgatTCTGAAGAAAACATACAGCAAAGATAATGCATGTTTGACAAGGGACAATGCATCTTCTATGGTTActtcaattaaattaagttgCTGGGCTAGCCAAGATTAAAAAGTGAAAAGTGAAACTACACAGAAAATGAATCTTATAGAatgattgtaaaaaataatgtccTTTCTATTACTTCTTATGCCACAACCACATCAGATGAACTCATAAATGGGTGACTTCAGGTTGCAATAGCAAGCACCCAAGGAACACATGGTGCATGTGAGGAATAATATCAGCAGAAATTTCATAGTCATCTTTACCCCATTACAAATTGAATCTAATTGATACGAAGTTCTGAAGACACGACTTGTGAGAAGACAAATGAAATAAACCAACAAGAAACAGGGAAATACTAACTTTCTTTCACTGAGAAGATCAAAGAGTTTTCCACCATATATTTCAAAGAAGCTAAGCCACAATTTGAATCTCTGATTACGATAAACTGGCTGATGCAACAATCTAACAAGATCTTCAGCAGCTCTAAGAGGCAGCGGCTGCATTGTGAATGTCTTACCACTACCTGAAATAAAAGCAGTATCAGGATTTCAGTTATCCACAACAGTTTGAGCTAAACTTAGCTTCAGAAGAGGCAGCATCTGtgaaaagaaaacttcaaagtaaaaataagaaatggaTCGTCCCACCATGCACATTCCACCTCAAaggaaaccaaaataaatatgcaGGAGATGAAAACAAGAGCAAGTGCAGCAGCgaaaatctagttttttttttcttccaggAAACATGGAAGCATAGatccaaaaaattaaactggGACATTTTATATGTGAAAATGTAGCCATGACAAATAACATGGacatgatgagaaaaaaatatatagcaagcATCTGTTGCAAGAACAATAAGACAGAATTTCTACCTGTCTGACCATATGCAAAACATGTGGCTTTTGTTCGCTGAAAAATGGTGGGAATAATTGGTTCCACAGTAACCCGATATACCTGTTTCAGCAAGGGAAGCAATCATTTCTGTGAGCTAACCAATTACAACTACAAAGGGACACTACTTCAATAATAACATGCAGAAAGATTATTTGGATTAGAGCAAAAAATGTCATAAGAGCTGAATACaggtataaaataaatagctcATTTAAAAACTCCCATGATTCACACATTCTCATAACTAAAATGATAGCAAAAATTATTGAAGGATTTACACTTTCTTGTGACTAAAACCAAGCATGATTTCATAGTGGTTGTTACATTTCAACTTTTATCCCTGACATGCAAAACATTACCTCATCATTGGTGACACGCTCATCCAGAACAGCATCAAAACAGAACTCATGCTTCTCAACATATGCAGTCAAGTCCACCTAACATATCAAAAAGAAATATCAGACctctgaaaatgaaaaatgaagaggAAGAGAACAGAATACCAGGACAACTTCAGTAAAAAATTCCAACCTGCATAtgaaaaatcttacaaaatacTATAAGACATTTTTTCAACATCAAGGAAACAAACCTTTAGCCTGGGTTCATGGACAGTTAAAGCATTGTCATACACCGTTACAATGTCATCCTCCTTCCTAGCAAGCTCTTTCTTGTTTAGTGGTCTTTTACGTACCTATGGcacaaatattattaatagCTTTCCAGGAAACTTTTCCTTGTGTGCTTCTGAATAAAGCAAATGACAAACAGAACAAAGACAAACAGGATATCATCCATATGCCGGTATTCACCAAGGCTGAAGAGAAAGGATTCAGAATgtgagaaaccaaaaaaaaattaaagaatgttTGCCTGGTCTGTCAAGTAAGCTAGTATAATGTGATTCTGCAAATACTAtctaagaagagaaaataaaagcactATTGCACATGGCACCAACATTTCTACTTAAAAACCCACAGGTTTGGGATTGACTTAGTTGAGTTGAGTAACAAACAAGGCATCTAAGATAGCTTCTCCTAAATACTTCAAATAGCAAGACACGTTTTCTAAGTTAGAACAAAGTACTAGAAGAATCTGAGAGTTGAGCTTGGAAGATGTAGCAGTAAATTCACCAAAACTAGCAAATTACGTCTATTTCATCAGCGATGATGCAATTTATTCACCCAACAAAAATGATAagttttcacatcaaaatcACGTGCTCACAACTCAACCACATTTCTGCATGCAGGCATTCAAATGAACACATACAACAACACGCAACTTACAATCCTACAAATCAACTTACCACAACTTTAATCTTTGCCGCATTATTTTCCTTTGTGCTGTTCTCCTTTTCATTAGTGGGGAATGGAACTGACAAATCTGCATCAGTTTGCTCTCTTTGCTGTCTGCTACTAGTCAAATTGAAGTCATTTTCAAATCCTTTTGAAACACCAGGCATCAATGGTGATGGATCAAATGGTTCTGAGATGACATGCTGAAAAcgttacaaaaacaataataaaaaggaataaGGGGCAGTATCCTCCcaatatcaagaaaacaacgagagagagagaaaagacaaTACTAAACATTCCAACGAATATATTAGCATGTATGAAGTGATAAACAGCGCAGCAAAAATGGCTAAGGAAAAATCCATCAAGGAGAAACAAGGCCTTGTCAGAATTCCATAGCCTCAATGACTGATTCTAAACTCCTGAATCCAATTCCAGAGTCAGCAACTACTACCTACTTCCAGTTAAATTGATCCAGTTACTACCAGCTTCCCCTTGagagaaaaggggaaaaaaagagataggCCCACTATTGGACAGAAGAGGGACCGTGGGAGTTGAATGGTTCAAAATCGAAAGGCAATATCACTATCTTAAAGAGCATCATCAAATAGACAGCTATTTTTCCTCATGTTCTTCATACTTGAATGTGAACAGAGTTTCACATCACTGACACGTGGAAGAGGGAGAAGCAAATAACAAAACCACCTATCATCTAGAGTAAGTAAACAATTTGGTGCAAGGAACTGTAGGATGAATACATTACTTTTACTGGTTGCTCATTTTAAGGTTGGGACCCATGAAAGCTGTATACGTAAATTCTTCCCACCAAGTTAGATGCGGTACCTCAGATAGAAGTTCTGTATCATCCATAGCATGAAGATCCAAAAGGCCAGCTCCAAAATCCCCCCTAAAGTCAGGAGAATAAAAGCCATCTGAGGCAGACACACCAGTTGAAGTTTGGGCAGATGGGATGTAAGGCTCAGAAACAGCCTCTCCATTAAAATTGAGGTTTCTCATAAGCTTGAAAAGCCTCTGTTTCTCTTCTGCAGATTGTGCTCCGTAACCCTTTaacaaatacataaattaaagCATCCAACTCAGATCCAAGCAGAACCACAAATCCATCGAAGCACATGAAACAAACCAGATTTGATTACTTATTCTAATACTCGAAAACCAAGGACAACAAGCATGAATTTCACAGGTAGAAAACTCGACATAAAGAAGATTGAACAACAACTGTGTATCAAGAACTTGATCCAgtatataaagaagaaaaaatgagctGGGAAATACTACAAGTCCGCACTCCAAATGTGACTTCTTGGCACCAAAACACAACAAATTATGTATATTCCTTTCCCTCAGATATCATAATCAGTACAAATGGCAATACAAATAACCGCCATCAACTTACAAGGAACGCGAATTAAAAGTGAATCAAGTTTCCTTTTTATACCTGCATTAAAATATTAGGAAGGAGGCGATGATCGATACCAGTAGAAGCCAAGGGAGAGGCCAGATGCTGCAAGCCGGCAGACTGAAGCCATCTAGCCGTGACCGCATCACCAGCATCAGCAGAGGGGCCTAAGGAACCACCGGCGGCGGCATGATCATAGAGTGCGGTGGAAGCAGCAGAAGCATTCGTTTGCTGCATCTTGCCGCCCATGTGGCGCTGTGATCGCCTCTGTGGAGCCAATTTTCAAGATCTATTTATCACCACCGCttcaaacacaaattaaaaacaaaattagcaatgcagaaacaaattaaaacaaaaattactaaataaattaattttttacgaTAGAAtccgaatccaaaacagaacaTGAAACGTAATTCGATTCCGAATTATTCCGatgaaattcaatttgtttACGAACTTAGAAGACGAAGTTCTTAATCGAGACGAGAGAGATCTACCATGTGAAATAGAAATTTGTGATTCAGATCTGAAACTGAAagcaaaaccctaatttttagttttttttgctcTAATGTGAATTTATTTTGCTGTTATttgagaggagaagaagaaatgttATTAGCATTAGActagagagggagggagggagggagggaacgCTTGTGATGATGTGATGCTGACGTGGGACATGAGtacttgataattttattttcttgttggaGTATTAtggttttcaaattttttatttaacggctatttctttttaaagaCTAATCTGCccctccttttattttcacaat
This window contains:
- the LOC133698038 gene encoding kinesin-like protein KIN-13A isoform X1: MGGKMQQTNASAASTALYDHAAAGGSLGPSADAGDAVTARWLQSAGLQHLASPLASTGIDHRLLPNILMQGYGAQSAEEKQRLFKLMRNLNFNGEAVSEPYIPSAQTSTGVSASDGFYSPDFRGDFGAGLLDLHAMDDTELLSEHVISEPFDPSPLMPGVSKGFENDFNLTSSRQQREQTDADLSVPFPTNEKENSTKENNAAKIKVVVRKRPLNKKELARKEDDIVTVYDNALTVHEPRLKVDLTAYVEKHEFCFDAVLDERVTNDEVYRVTVEPIIPTIFQRTKATCFAYGQTGSGKTFTMQPLPLRAAEDLVRLLHQPVYRNQRFKLWLSFFEIYGGKLFDLLSERKKLCMREDGRQQVCIVGLQEFEVSDVQIVKEFIEKGNAARSTGSTGANEESSRSHAILQLAVKKHSEVKDSRRNNDVNDYRSGKVVGKISFIDLAGSERGADTTDNDRQTRIEGAEINKSLLALKECIRALDNDQIHIPFRGSKLTEVLRDSFVGNSRTVMVSCISPNAGSCEHTLNTLRYADRVKSLSKSGNARKDQAVSSLPPTNKDASSTSSQPVSVDLDDVYEQQEVRVPDMGRRVVEKEAPSYNPPVDYDKQPSSFPSGFSLNEREENGLSSGIADRERFESNSSYGGLASQKVNSSYTQHSADTEEKVPKVSPPRRKISREEKSEKFGNWLKKDGSGSDLPTAIPKPQNTGNYSASSTGSRQYKPDPPVGNINAILEEEEALIAAHRKEIEDTMEIVREEMKLLAEVDQPGSLIDNYVTQLNFVLSRKAAGLVSLQARLARFQHRLREQEILNRKRVPR
- the LOC133698038 gene encoding kinesin-like protein KIN-13A isoform X2 — protein: MLVMRSRLDGFSLPACSIWPLPWLLLGYGAQSAEEKQRLFKLMRNLNFNGEAVSEPYIPSAQTSTGVSASDGFYSPDFRGDFGAGLLDLHAMDDTELLSEHVISEPFDPSPLMPGVSKGFENDFNLTSSRQQREQTDADLSVPFPTNEKENSTKENNAAKIKVVVRKRPLNKKELARKEDDIVTVYDNALTVHEPRLKVDLTAYVEKHEFCFDAVLDERVTNDEVYRVTVEPIIPTIFQRTKATCFAYGQTGSGKTFTMQPLPLRAAEDLVRLLHQPVYRNQRFKLWLSFFEIYGGKLFDLLSERKKLCMREDGRQQVCIVGLQEFEVSDVQIVKEFIEKGNAARSTGSTGANEESSRSHAILQLAVKKHSEVKDSRRNNDVNDYRSGKVVGKISFIDLAGSERGADTTDNDRQTRIEGAEINKSLLALKECIRALDNDQIHIPFRGSKLTEVLRDSFVGNSRTVMVSCISPNAGSCEHTLNTLRYADRVKSLSKSGNARKDQAVSSLPPTNKDASSTSSQPVSVDLDDVYEQQEVRVPDMGRRVVEKEAPSYNPPVDYDKQPSSFPSGFSLNEREENGLSSGIADRERFESNSSYGGLASQKVNSSYTQHSADTEEKVPKVSPPRRKISREEKSEKFGNWLKKDGSGSDLPTAIPKPQNTGNYSASSTGSRQYKPDPPVGNINAILEEEEALIAAHRKEIEDTMEIVREEMKLLAEVDQPGSLIDNYVTQLNFVLSRKAAGLVSLQARLARFQHRLREQEILNRKRVPR